A region of Carassius auratus strain Wakin chromosome 41, ASM336829v1, whole genome shotgun sequence DNA encodes the following proteins:
- the LOC113059450 gene encoding protein argonaute-3-like yields the protein MEIGTTGAVGAQALFSVPRRPGYGTVGKPIKLLANCFQVEIPKMDVYLYEVDIKPEKCPRRVNREVVDSMVQHFKVTIFGDRRPVYDGKRSLYTAHPLPVAPAGVDLDVTLPGEGGKDRPFKVSIKFVSLVSWHLLHEVLTGRSMSEPLELDKPISTNPVHAVDVVLRHLPSMKYTPVGRSFFSAPEGYDHPLGGGREVWFGFHQSVRPAMWKMMLNIDVSATAFYKAQPVIQFMCEVLDIHNIDEQPRPLTDSHRVKFTKEIKGLKVEVTHCGTMRRKYRVCNVTRRPASHQTFPLQLENGHTVERTVAQYFREKYSLQLKYPHLPCLQVGQEQKHTYLPLEVCNIVAGQRCIKKLTDNQTSTMIKATARSAPDRQEEISRLVRSANYEADPFVQEFQFKVRDEMAHVTGRVLPAPMLQYGGRVSSEHFMVPFPSITHISLCLSVCLNELEELTAPNRCCVCETVWNNSQIN from the exons ATGGAAATCGGaactacag GAGCCGTTGGGGCCCAGGCCCTGTTCTCCGTGCCTCGGCGGCCCGGTTATGGCACCGTGGGGAAACCCATCAAGCTGCTGGCCAACTGCTTCCAGGTGGAGATCCCAAAGATGGACGTCTACCTGTATGAGGTGGACATCAAGCCTGAGAAGTGTCCACGCCGTGTGAACAG GGAGGTTGTGGACTCCATGGTGCAGCACTTTAAAGTCACCATCTTTGGGGATCGAAGGCCAGTTTATGATGGGAAGAGAAGCCTCTACACCGCCCACCCTCTGCCTGTGGCGCCTGCGGGG GTGGATCTGGACGTTACTCTGCCAGGGGAGGGGGGTAAAGACCGACCCTTTAAAGTCAGTATTAAGTTCGTATCCCTGGTGAGCTGGCACCTGTTGCACGAGGTACTAACGGGTCGCAGTATGTCCGAGCCGCTGGAGCTGGACAAGCCAATCAGCACCAACCCAGTTCACGCTGTGGACGTGGTGCTACGCCATCTACCCTCCATGAA GTACACACCCGTGGGGCGCTCGTTCTTCTCTGCCCCGGAGGGCTACGATCATCCTCTGGGTGGAGGCAGAGAGGTGTGGTTCGGCTTCCATCAGTCTGTCCGGCCGGCCATGTGGAAGATGATGCTCAACATTGACG TGTCAGCCACAGCTTTCTACAAAGCACAGCCAGTTATTCAGTTCATGTGTGAGGTATTGGACATCCACAACATCGACGAGCAGCCTCGGCCACTCACAGACTCCCACCGAGTCAAATTCACCAAAGAAATCAAAG gtctgaAGGTGGAGGTGACACACTGCGGGACCATGCGGAGGAAGTACAGGGTCTGTAATGTGACCCGCCGACCCGCCAGCCACCAAAC GTTCCCTTTGCAGTTGGAGAACGGCCATACAGTAGAACGAACAGTAGCTCAGTATTTCCGAGAGAAGTACAGCCTGCAGCTCAAGTATCCTCACCTGCCGTGTCTCCAGGTGGGCCAGGAGCAGAAACACACCTACCTGCCCCTGGAG GTGTGTAATATTGTAGCAGGGCAGCGGTGCATCAAGAAACTGACAGATAATCAGACGTCCACCATGATCAAAGCCACAGCTCGATCAGCTCCAGACCGACAGGAGGAGATCAGCAGACTG gtgcGTAGTGCTAACTATGAAGCAGACCCGTTCGTGCAGGAGTTCCAGTTTAAGGTGCGAGACGAGATGGCCCACGTGACGGGGCGTGTGTTACCTGCGCCCATGCTGCAGTACGGGGGCAGGGTGAGCTCAGAGCACTTTATGGTACCCTTCCCTTCAATCACCCacatctctctgtgtctgtctgtctgtctgaatgaactggagGAACTAACCGCTCCTAaccgctgctgtgtgtgtgagaccgTGTGGAATAACTCCCAAATAAACTAG